The Mailhella massiliensis genome segment ACATCTGAGTCACGCGGCGCGCCGCATGACATGACCAATCAGCCGTGCCCCTCGAAGGCACGCCACAGCTAAAACATAAGGAGATCATCCATGAAACTTGACGCACTCGGCATGATTGAAACGAGGGGCCTTGTCGGCGCCATTGAAGCCGCCGACGCCATGGTCAAGGCTGCCAACGTGACGCTTATCGGCCGTGAACAGGTGGGCGGCGGCCTTGTCACCGTGATGGTTCGCGGCGACGTGGGCGCGGTGAAGGCCGCTACCGACGCGGGCGCCGCCGCGGCTGAACGCGTGGGCGAACTGCGCAGCGTGCACGTCATTCCCCGCCCCCACAGCGAAGTGGAAATGATCCTGCCCCATCGTCCCGAAGAGGCCGAATAGTTTCTGTTCCCCTCATCCGGGAAGAGGCTTGTGCCCCTTCCCGGATGAGCGCGTCCGAAAGACGTTCCTGGGCTGAAGCATGTTTTCCGGGGAAA includes the following:
- the eutM gene encoding ethanolamine utilization microcompartment protein EutM; the protein is MKLDALGMIETRGLVGAIEAADAMVKAANVTLIGREQVGGGLVTVMVRGDVGAVKAATDAGAAAAERVGELRSVHVIPRPHSEVEMILPHRPEEAE